In the genome of Polaribacter sp. MED152, one region contains:
- a CDS encoding ammonium transporter: MELLTINNVWMMICTALVFFMHLGFAFLEIGLTRQKNTINILFKNIFIITVGLLLYCFVGFNLMYPGFSESSLGIFGFAGFGLTSPVTDAGTLDLMYNEGYTYWTDFLFQGMFAATAATIVSGAVAERMKILPFMIFTLLYVGLVYPIAGSWKWGGGFLDQLTTPFYDFAGSTLVHSVGGWAALVAVYLLGARIGKFKNGKIQAIPGHNIPLATAGVLILWLGWFGFNGGSVLSADPTLTSLTLVTTCLAAAAGGVVASMVSTILYKNLDLTMFLNGILGGLVGITAGADQMSPTDAIAIGAIAGVIIVFAVSLVDKIKLDDPVGAIAVHLFCGIWGTLAVGIFGNLASMDQFISQLIGVGSYAAFCLVTSFVIIYVLKITMGIRVSEEEELEGLDVHEHGMDAYPDFRLNEH; encoded by the coding sequence TTTATGCACTTAGGTTTTGCATTCTTAGAAATAGGATTAACCAGACAAAAAAACACAATCAACATACTTTTTAAAAATATATTTATCATTACAGTAGGGCTACTACTCTACTGTTTTGTTGGCTTTAACTTAATGTATCCTGGTTTTTCAGAATCATCTTTAGGTATTTTCGGATTCGCAGGTTTTGGTTTAACTTCTCCAGTTACAGATGCTGGAACTTTGGATTTGATGTATAATGAAGGCTATACTTATTGGACAGATTTCCTTTTTCAAGGAATGTTCGCAGCAACTGCAGCAACAATAGTTTCAGGAGCTGTTGCAGAGCGTATGAAAATTTTACCATTTATGATTTTTACATTGTTATATGTAGGTTTAGTTTACCCAATAGCTGGCTCTTGGAAATGGGGTGGAGGATTTTTAGATCAATTAACAACTCCCTTTTATGATTTTGCAGGTTCTACGTTAGTACACTCTGTAGGTGGTTGGGCAGCTTTAGTTGCTGTTTATCTCTTAGGGGCAAGAATTGGCAAATTCAAAAATGGTAAAATCCAAGCTATACCTGGTCATAACATACCTTTAGCAACAGCTGGTGTATTGATTCTTTGGTTAGGATGGTTTGGTTTTAACGGAGGCTCTGTATTATCTGCAGACCCAACCTTAACTTCACTAACCTTAGTTACCACATGTTTGGCAGCAGCAGCTGGTGGTGTTGTAGCTTCAATGGTTTCTACAATACTTTATAAAAATTTAGATTTAACCATGTTTTTAAACGGAATTTTAGGTGGTTTAGTTGGTATTACAGCAGGTGCAGATCAAATGTCTCCTACAGATGCTATTGCTATTGGTGCAATTGCTGGAGTTATCATTGTTTTTGCAGTTAGTTTAGTAGATAAAATAAAGTTAGATGATCCTGTTGGTGCCATTGCTGTTCACTTATTCTGTGGAATTTGGGGAACATTAGCAGTTGGTATTTTTGGTAACCTAGCTAGTATGGATCAGTTTATTAGCCAATTAATTGGTGTAGGTTCTTATGCTGCATTTTGTTTAGTAACATCATTCGTAATTATTTATGTACTTAAAATTACAATGGGCATTAGAGTAAGTGAAGAAGAAGAACTAGAAGGTTTAGATGTTCATGAGCATGGAATGGATGCATATCCAGACTTTAGATTAAACGAACATTAA
- the infC gene encoding translation initiation factor IF-3, which produces MNDKIKYVDEVRVVGDNVEVGVYPLAKAKEMAREQELDLVEISPKAKPPVCKIIDYKKFLYEQKKREKALKSKATKVTIKEIRFGPQTDEHDYEFKKKHAIKFLQDGAKLKAFVFFKGRSIIFKEQGQILLLKLAQELEEYGKVEQLPKLEGKRMIMFIAPKKSK; this is translated from the coding sequence ATAAACGACAAAATTAAATATGTTGATGAAGTTCGTGTGGTTGGAGACAACGTAGAAGTTGGTGTATATCCTTTAGCAAAAGCTAAAGAGATGGCAAGAGAACAAGAATTAGATTTAGTAGAGATATCGCCTAAAGCTAAACCTCCTGTTTGTAAAATTATTGATTACAAGAAGTTCTTGTATGAGCAGAAAAAACGTGAAAAAGCTTTAAAATCTAAAGCAACCAAAGTTACCATTAAGGAAATACGTTTTGGACCTCAGACTGATGAGCATGATTATGAATTTAAAAAGAAACATGCCATAAAGTTCTTGCAAGATGGAGCTAAGTTAAAAGCATTCGTATTCTTTAAAGGACGTTCAATCATCTTTAAAGAACAGGGTCAAATTTTATTATTAAAATTAGCTCAAGAATTAGAAGAATATGGTAAAGTAGAGCAATTACCAAAATTAGAAGGTAAACGTATGATTATGTTTATTGCTCCTAAAAAATCAAAATAA
- the rplT gene encoding 50S ribosomal protein L20 translates to MPRSVNSVASRNRRKKILKAAKGYFGRRKNVYTVAKNAVEKGMLYAYRDRKNNKRNFRSLWITRINAAARLNGMSYSQFMGKVKANNIQLNRKVLADLAVNNPDAFKAVVEKIK, encoded by the coding sequence ATGCCAAGATCAGTAAATTCAGTAGCCTCAAGAAATAGAAGAAAAAAAATCTTGAAGGCAGCAAAAGGTTACTTTGGACGTAGAAAAAACGTTTACACAGTAGCAAAAAATGCGGTGGAAAAAGGTATGCTTTATGCATATAGAGACCGTAAAAACAATAAGAGAAACTTCCGTTCTTTATGGATAACGCGTATTAACGCTGCAGCTCGTTTAAACGGAATGTCTTACTCACAGTTTATGGGTAAAGTTAAAGCTAATAACATTCAGCTAAATCGTAAAGTTTTAGCAGATTTAGCAGTTAACAATCCAGACGCTTTTAAGGCAGTTGTAGAGAAAATCAAATAA
- the rpmI gene encoding 50S ribosomal protein L35: protein MPKMKTKSSAKKRFKVTGTGKIKRKHAFKSHILTKKSKKRKLKLTHDTLVHKSDEPSIKQMLNLK from the coding sequence ATGCCTAAAATGAAAACAAAATCTAGTGCCAAAAAACGATTTAAAGTTACAGGTACTGGTAAAATCAAAAGAAAGCACGCGTTTAAAAGTCACATCTTAACAAAGAAGTCTAAAAAACGTAAATTAAAGCTAACTCATGACACTTTAGTACACAAGTCTGATGAGCCTAGCATTAAGCAAATGTTAAACTTAAAATAA
- the thrS gene encoding threonine--tRNA ligase, which translates to MIKITLPDGSVKEFEKNSTPFDVAKSISEGLARNIISASFNGTTLETTTPLKTDGSLVLYTFNDDEGKKAFWHSSAHVLAEAILSFHPNAKLTIGPAIDNGFYYDLDLGDETISEKDFSAIEKKFLEIARGKHEFKMREVSKADALSLYKAENNPYKVELIENLTDGDITFCDHSNFTDLCRGGHIPNTGIIKAIKIMNVAGAYWRGDEKNNQLTRVYGISFPKQKMLTEYLELLEEAKKRDHRKLGKELELFTFSQKVGAGLPLWLPKGAALRERLQNFLKAAQKKAGYEMVMTPHIGQKELYVTSGHYEKYGEDSFQAIKTPKMDEEFLLKPMNCPHHCEVYNFKPYSYKDLPKRFAEFGTVYRYEQSGELHGLTRVRGFTQDDAHIFCTPEQLDQEFKEVIDLVLYVFGSLGFEDFTAQVSIRDMENLDKYIGDVETWEIAENAIISAAKDKGLDYVIEEGEAAFYGPKLDFMVKDALGRSWQLGTIQVDYNLPKRFDLTYTGSDNQSHRPVMIHRAPFGSMERFIAVLLEHTGGNFPLWLTPEQVIILPISDKYQKYTEKVLESLENSEIRALVDDRSEKTGRKIRDAEVSKIPFMVIVGEKEEQDGTVSVRKHGEGDIGTFTIEEFKSLIKEEESKTLKKFK; encoded by the coding sequence ATGATTAAGATTACTTTACCAGATGGAAGTGTAAAGGAGTTCGAAAAAAACAGTACTCCTTTTGATGTAGCTAAAAGTATTAGTGAAGGTTTAGCTAGAAATATTATTTCAGCTAGTTTTAATGGTACAACACTAGAAACAACTACTCCATTAAAAACGGATGGATCTTTGGTTTTATATACTTTTAATGATGATGAAGGTAAAAAAGCATTTTGGCACTCTTCTGCTCACGTTTTAGCAGAGGCAATTTTAAGTTTTCATCCAAATGCAAAATTGACCATAGGACCTGCAATTGATAATGGTTTCTATTACGATTTAGACTTAGGTGATGAGACGATTTCTGAAAAAGACTTTTCTGCTATTGAAAAGAAGTTTTTAGAAATTGCCAGAGGAAAACATGAATTTAAAATGAGAGAAGTTTCTAAAGCTGATGCTCTTTCGTTATATAAAGCAGAAAACAATCCATATAAAGTTGAGTTAATAGAAAACTTAACTGATGGTGATATTACATTTTGCGATCATAGCAACTTTACAGATTTATGTAGAGGAGGCCACATACCAAATACAGGTATTATAAAGGCAATTAAAATAATGAATGTTGCTGGTGCTTATTGGAGAGGTGATGAAAAAAACAATCAGTTAACACGTGTTTACGGAATTAGTTTCCCAAAACAAAAAATGCTAACTGAATATCTAGAATTATTAGAGGAAGCAAAAAAACGAGACCACAGAAAACTTGGTAAAGAATTAGAATTATTTACATTCTCTCAAAAAGTTGGAGCAGGTTTACCTTTATGGTTGCCAAAAGGAGCTGCTTTGCGTGAACGTTTACAAAACTTCTTAAAAGCTGCTCAGAAAAAAGCAGGTTACGAAATGGTGATGACACCACATATTGGTCAAAAAGAACTTTATGTAACCTCAGGTCATTATGAAAAGTATGGAGAAGATAGTTTCCAGGCAATAAAAACACCTAAGATGGATGAAGAGTTTTTATTAAAACCTATGAACTGTCCTCATCACTGTGAAGTTTACAACTTTAAACCTTACTCATATAAAGATTTACCAAAACGTTTTGCAGAATTTGGTACAGTATATAGGTATGAACAAAGTGGAGAGTTGCATGGATTAACAAGAGTTAGAGGTTTTACGCAAGATGATGCTCATATTTTCTGTACACCAGAACAATTAGATCAAGAGTTTAAAGAAGTAATCGATTTAGTTCTTTATGTATTTGGTTCTTTAGGTTTTGAAGATTTTACAGCTCAGGTCTCTATAAGAGATATGGAAAATCTAGATAAATACATAGGTGATGTTGAAACTTGGGAAATTGCAGAAAATGCAATTATCTCTGCAGCAAAAGATAAAGGCTTAGACTACGTAATAGAAGAAGGTGAAGCTGCATTTTACGGTCCTAAGTTAGACTTTATGGTAAAAGATGCCTTAGGTAGAAGCTGGCAATTAGGTACTATTCAAGTAGATTACAATTTACCAAAACGTTTTGACCTAACTTATACAGGTTCTGACAACCAATCTCATAGACCAGTAATGATTCACAGAGCACCATTTGGCTCTATGGAGCGTTTTATTGCTGTTCTACTAGAACATACAGGAGGAAATTTCCCTCTTTGGTTAACTCCAGAGCAAGTTATTATACTGCCAATCAGCGATAAATATCAAAAATATACCGAAAAAGTTTTAGAATCGTTAGAAAATTCCGAAATTCGCGCCCTCGTAGACGACAGAAGTGAAAAAACCGGACGTAAAATACGAGATGCAGAAGTAAGCAAAATACCATTTATGGTAATTGTAGGTGAAAAAGAAGAACAAGATGGCACAGTTTCTGTAAGAAAACATGGAGAAGGTGATATTGGAACCTTTACTATTGAAGAATTTAAATCTTTAATAAAAGAAGAAGAAAGTAAAACATTAAAGAAATTTAAGTAA
- the gltB gene encoding glutamate synthase large subunit — MEKQGLYLPEFEHENCGAGFICNLNGDKTNQIIHDALEILVKLEHRGGVSADGRTGDGAGLLIDIPHEYFTRVCDFSLPKQREYAVGMVFLPKVSNQYNFCKNVFEKEIAEQGLTVIGWRVVPVDSSQLGEIALASEPNIEQLFVAKSDDIDEATFKAKLYAARKITEHTISNSKISESNYFYVPSLSITTIIYKGIIMPEDIGPYYKDLQEIDLVTRLALVHQRFSTNTMPTWELAQPFRHMCQNGEINTLRGNVSRMRVREEIMKSDVFGPQIDKLFPIILPGKSDSASMDMVVELLTHTGRSLPEIMMMMIPEAWEKHATMSPERKAFYEYNGCIMEPWDGPASVPFTDGDYIGALLDRNGLRPSRYTVTKSGKLIMSSEIGVVDIHPSDVKEHGRLEPGKMFLVDMNEGRIIEDKEIKSKIVTERPYQEWLDKTRLHLKDVPYTSETCPIETIDIKTRQRLFNYTFEDIQEVITPMAQVGKEALGSMGIDTPLAVLSDRPQLISNYFKQLFAQVTNPPLDGIRENIVTDISLNLGKDRNIFSITERQCRKLRIQNPVISNADLEKIRSINIESFKAETIQILYPKSEGLNGLENALEDIVIQVEKALEAKKNIIILSDRGVNQKLAPIPALLACSFVNHQLNRLRKRSYFDIIIESAEPREPHHFATLFGYGASAINPYMVNEIIRMQVKEGFITDMDEQKAVDNFNTAIGKGLLKVMNKIGISTLHSYRGSQIFEIVGFNSQFVEKYFPYTASRIEGIGLYEIEKEIDQRYKQAYPDNQIDKNLGLNIGGDYRWRRNGERHLFNPTTVSKLQQAVRLSDQKSYDVYAKAINEQAENLMTIRGLFEFDNLDPIPLDEVEPWTEIVKRFKTGAMSYGSISREAHENLAIAMNRIGGKSNSGEGGEDRKRFQKDSNGDSRNSAIKQVASGRFGVTSHYLTNAKEIQIKMAQGAKPGEGGQLPGYKVLPWIANARNSTPFVGLISPPPHHDIYSIEDLAQLIFDLKNANREARINVKLVSEVGVGTIAAGVAKAKADVVLISGYDGGTGASPLTSLKHAGLPWELGLAEAQQTLVMNSLRSRIVVECDGQLKTGRDVAIAALLGAEEFGFATAPLVASGCIMMRKCHLNTCPVGIATQDKELRKNFKGTPEHVINFFYYIAEELRGIMAQLGFRTLAEMVGQTHKIDANKAIKHYKAKGLDLSSILHRPDSYRKMTVNNTEKQDHNIDDVLDFTILKDSHRAMYRKEKMNLNYPIKNTNRTVGAIVSNEISKIYGHLGLPEDTLNINFTGSAGQSFGAFGAYGLTFTLEGNTNDYLGKGLSGAKLIVKKPASADFLAENNIIVGNVCLFGAVNGQAYINGIAGERFAVRNSGATAVVEGVGDHCCEYMTGGQVIVLGKTGRNFAAGMSGGIAYVYDPEDNFKNGLCNTETIEFENISEENAAELKSNIEKHLLFTNSKKAEELLSDWDNSLSNFVKVMPTEYKRALERLKTEEPMVEELTIA; from the coding sequence ATGGAGAAACAAGGACTGTATTTACCAGAATTTGAACATGAAAATTGTGGTGCTGGTTTTATATGTAATTTGAATGGTGATAAAACAAATCAAATTATACATGATGCTTTAGAAATTCTAGTAAAACTAGAACATAGAGGTGGTGTTAGTGCAGATGGAAGAACGGGTGATGGTGCTGGTTTACTCATAGATATACCTCATGAATACTTCACTAGAGTTTGCGATTTTTCGCTTCCAAAGCAGAGAGAGTATGCTGTTGGTATGGTGTTTTTGCCTAAAGTTTCTAATCAGTATAATTTCTGTAAAAATGTATTTGAAAAAGAAATTGCAGAACAAGGTTTAACCGTTATTGGTTGGAGAGTTGTTCCTGTAGATTCCTCTCAGTTAGGAGAAATCGCTTTAGCATCAGAACCTAATATTGAGCAATTATTTGTTGCTAAATCAGATGATATTGATGAAGCTACTTTCAAAGCAAAATTATATGCTGCCAGAAAAATTACAGAGCATACCATAAGTAATTCTAAAATTTCTGAAAGTAATTATTTCTACGTTCCAAGTTTATCAATTACCACCATTATCTATAAAGGTATTATTATGCCAGAAGATATTGGTCCATATTATAAAGATCTTCAAGAAATAGATTTGGTAACACGTTTGGCGTTAGTACACCAACGTTTTTCTACGAATACCATGCCAACTTGGGAACTTGCCCAACCTTTTAGACACATGTGTCAAAATGGAGAAATCAATACTTTAAGAGGAAATGTAAGTAGAATGAGAGTAAGAGAAGAAATCATGAAAAGTGATGTCTTTGGTCCTCAAATAGACAAATTATTCCCAATTATTTTACCAGGCAAATCAGATTCTGCATCTATGGATATGGTTGTTGAACTACTAACACATACAGGTAGATCATTGCCAGAAATTATGATGATGATGATTCCTGAAGCTTGGGAAAAACATGCTACAATGTCTCCAGAACGCAAAGCATTTTACGAGTACAATGGCTGTATTATGGAGCCTTGGGATGGCCCTGCTTCTGTACCATTTACAGATGGAGATTATATAGGAGCTTTATTAGACAGAAATGGTTTAAGACCTTCTAGGTACACAGTTACCAAAAGTGGTAAACTTATTATGTCTTCAGAAATTGGTGTCGTAGATATTCATCCTTCAGACGTAAAAGAACATGGACGATTAGAACCAGGAAAAATGTTCTTGGTAGATATGAATGAAGGTAGAATTATTGAAGATAAAGAAATTAAAAGTAAAATTGTTACTGAAAGACCTTATCAAGAATGGTTAGATAAAACTCGTTTACACCTAAAGGATGTTCCATATACTAGTGAAACTTGTCCTATAGAGACTATCGATATCAAAACACGTCAGCGTTTATTTAATTATACATTCGAAGATATTCAAGAGGTAATTACACCAATGGCTCAAGTTGGTAAAGAAGCTTTAGGTTCTATGGGTATAGATACTCCTTTAGCAGTTCTATCAGACAGACCACAATTAATTTCAAATTATTTCAAGCAACTTTTTGCCCAAGTAACGAACCCACCTTTAGATGGTATTAGAGAAAATATTGTAACTGATATTAGCTTAAACTTAGGGAAAGACAGAAATATTTTCAGCATTACTGAAAGACAATGTAGAAAGTTAAGAATTCAGAATCCTGTAATTTCAAATGCTGATTTAGAAAAAATTAGAAGTATAAATATTGAAAGCTTTAAAGCTGAAACTATACAAATTTTATATCCTAAAAGCGAAGGTTTAAACGGACTTGAAAATGCGCTAGAAGACATTGTTATTCAAGTTGAAAAAGCATTAGAAGCTAAGAAAAACATTATTATTCTTTCAGATAGAGGTGTTAATCAAAAATTAGCTCCAATTCCAGCTTTATTAGCATGTTCGTTTGTAAACCATCAATTAAATCGTTTACGCAAACGTTCTTATTTTGATATTATCATTGAATCTGCAGAACCACGTGAACCGCATCATTTTGCAACGTTATTTGGTTATGGTGCAAGTGCCATAAATCCATACATGGTGAATGAAATCATCAGGATGCAAGTAAAAGAAGGTTTCATTACAGATATGGATGAACAAAAGGCTGTAGATAATTTCAATACAGCAATTGGTAAAGGTTTATTAAAAGTGATGAACAAAATCGGAATCTCTACTTTACACTCATATAGGGGTTCTCAAATTTTCGAAATTGTAGGTTTTAACTCTCAATTTGTCGAAAAGTACTTTCCATATACAGCCTCTAGAATTGAAGGAATTGGTTTGTATGAAATAGAAAAAGAGATAGATCAGCGTTACAAACAAGCCTATCCAGATAATCAAATTGATAAAAATTTAGGTTTAAATATTGGTGGTGATTATAGATGGAGAAGAAATGGTGAACGCCACTTATTTAATCCAACTACAGTTTCTAAATTACAGCAAGCAGTTCGTTTAAGCGATCAAAAAAGTTACGATGTTTATGCGAAAGCAATAAATGAACAAGCAGAAAACCTAATGACAATTAGAGGTTTGTTCGAGTTTGATAATCTAGATCCTATTCCTTTAGATGAAGTAGAACCTTGGACAGAAATTGTAAAACGTTTTAAAACTGGAGCAATGTCTTACGGATCTATTTCCAGAGAAGCACATGAAAATTTAGCCATTGCTATGAATAGAATTGGAGGTAAATCTAATTCAGGTGAAGGTGGAGAAGATAGAAAACGTTTTCAAAAGGATAGTAATGGAGATAGTAGAAACTCTGCTATTAAACAAGTTGCTTCTGGTAGATTTGGAGTTACCTCTCACTATCTAACCAATGCAAAAGAAATTCAAATTAAAATGGCTCAAGGAGCCAAACCAGGAGAAGGTGGTCAATTACCAGGTTATAAAGTATTACCATGGATTGCAAATGCGCGAAATTCAACACCTTTTGTAGGTTTAATATCTCCTCCTCCACATCATGATATTTATTCAATTGAAGATTTAGCACAACTAATTTTCGATTTAAAAAATGCCAACAGAGAAGCAAGAATTAACGTGAAGTTAGTATCTGAAGTTGGTGTAGGTACAATTGCAGCAGGTGTTGCAAAAGCAAAAGCCGATGTTGTTTTAATTTCTGGTTATGATGGTGGTACAGGTGCATCACCTTTAACCTCTTTGAAACATGCAGGTCTGCCTTGGGAACTTGGTTTGGCTGAAGCACAGCAAACTCTTGTAATGAATAGTTTACGAAGTAGAATTGTTGTAGAGTGTGATGGTCAATTAAAAACAGGTAGAGATGTTGCTATAGCAGCACTTTTAGGTGCTGAAGAGTTTGGCTTTGCTACAGCTCCATTAGTAGCTTCTGGCTGTATCATGATGCGTAAATGTCACTTAAATACGTGTCCAGTAGGTATTGCTACTCAAGACAAAGAATTAAGAAAAAACTTCAAGGGAACTCCAGAACATGTAATTAACTTCTTCTACTACATAGCAGAAGAGTTAAGAGGCATTATGGCTCAATTAGGTTTCAGAACATTAGCTGAAATGGTTGGTCAAACGCATAAAATAGATGCGAACAAAGCCATCAAACACTACAAAGCCAAAGGTCTAGATTTATCGAGCATTTTACACAGACCTGATTCTTACAGAAAAATGACTGTGAATAACACTGAAAAACAAGACCATAATATAGACGATGTTCTAGACTTCACTATACTAAAAGACTCACATAGAGCAATGTATAGAAAGGAAAAAATGAATCTTAATTATCCAATTAAAAATACAAACAGAACTGTTGGGGCTATAGTAAGTAATGAAATTTCCAAAATTTATGGTCATTTAGGTTTACCTGAAGATACTTTAAATATTAATTTCACAGGATCAGCTGGTCAAAGTTTTGGTGCATTTGGAGCCTATGGTTTAACATTTACATTGGAGGGTAATACCAACGATTATTTGGGTAAAGGTTTATCTGGTGCCAAATTAATTGTTAAAAAACCAGCATCTGCTGATTTTCTAGCAGAGAATAATATCATAGTCGGTAATGTATGTCTTTTTGGAGCTGTTAATGGCCAAGCCTATATAAATGGAATTGCTGGTGAACGATTTGCAGTTCGTAATTCTGGTGCAACAGCAGTTGTAGAAGGTGTTGGTGACCATTGTTGTGAATATATGACAGGTGGTCAAGTTATTGTATTAGGTAAAACAGGAAGAAATTTTGCAGCTGGAATGAGTGGAGGTATTGCATACGTGTACGATCCAGAAGATAATTTTAAAAACGGATTATGTAATACTGAAACCATTGAATTTGAAAATATTTCAGAGGAAAATGCAGCAGAATTAAAATCAAATATCGAAAAACATCTTTTATTTACGAACAGTAAAAAAGCAGAAGAATTACTTTCTGATTGGGATAATAGCTTATCCAATTTTGTGAAAGTAATGCCTACTGAATACAAAAGAGCCTTGGAACGTTTAAAAACAGAAGAACCAATGGTAGAAGAACTAACAATAGCATAA
- a CDS encoding glutamate synthase subunit beta, with product MGKVTGFKEFERQDETYKSVMDRVKHYNEFTVPLSDKEITKQGSRCMDCGIPFCHSGCPLGNLIPDFNHMVHQGEWKKASWILHSTNNFPEFTGRLCPAPCEQACVLGIIEDPVSIENIEKNIVERAFKEGWVKPQIPKTRTGKTIAVIGSGPAGLAAAQQLNRAGHIVTVFERHDEIGGLLRYGIPNFKMEKHIIDRRIAILKAEGIIFKTNINVGVDYDVKNLDEFDAIVLCGGATKTRSLPTPGIDAEGVVQAMTFLTQQTKVILDKEVNNQILATDKDVIVIGGGDTGSDCIGTSNRQGAKSVVNFEIMPKPPGHRSPTTPWPFWPLKLKTSSSHQEGVERNWLINTKEFVKDENGKLIALKTVNVEWKTIPGQRPQLIEIPGTEKTWPCDLALLALGFTGPEETLADKLGIKTDNRSNYIAEYGKYQTNINHIFTAGDMRRGQSLIVWAISEGREAARQIDLYLMGKSELPSKDIAGDLVAM from the coding sequence ATGGGAAAAGTAACAGGATTTAAAGAATTTGAAAGACAGGATGAGACGTATAAGTCTGTAATGGATCGTGTAAAACATTACAATGAGTTTACGGTTCCTTTATCTGATAAAGAAATTACAAAACAGGGTTCTAGATGTATGGACTGTGGAATACCATTCTGTCATAGTGGATGTCCATTAGGGAATTTAATTCCAGATTTCAACCACATGGTTCATCAAGGAGAATGGAAAAAAGCTTCTTGGATTTTACATTCAACAAATAACTTTCCAGAATTTACAGGAAGATTATGTCCTGCTCCATGTGAACAAGCTTGTGTCCTAGGAATTATTGAAGATCCAGTTTCCATAGAAAATATAGAAAAGAATATCGTCGAACGTGCCTTTAAAGAAGGATGGGTTAAACCTCAAATACCAAAAACTAGAACTGGAAAAACAATTGCTGTTATAGGTTCTGGACCTGCTGGTTTAGCAGCGGCTCAACAATTAAACAGAGCTGGACATATAGTAACTGTTTTCGAAAGACATGATGAGATAGGAGGTCTTTTGAGATATGGAATTCCAAATTTTAAAATGGAAAAACATATTATTGATAGAAGAATAGCGATTTTAAAAGCTGAGGGCATCATTTTTAAAACCAACATCAATGTAGGTGTAGATTATGATGTTAAAAATCTAGATGAATTTGATGCAATTGTATTATGTGGAGGAGCTACAAAAACTAGAAGTTTACCAACACCAGGTATAGATGCAGAAGGTGTAGTACAAGCAATGACATTCTTAACTCAACAAACTAAAGTTATTTTAGATAAAGAAGTTAATAATCAAATTCTAGCAACGGACAAAGATGTAATAGTAATTGGAGGTGGAGATACAGGATCCGATTGCATTGGTACCTCAAATAGACAAGGAGCAAAATCAGTAGTGAATTTTGAAATTATGCCTAAACCTCCAGGCCATAGATCTCCAACTACACCTTGGCCATTTTGGCCTTTAAAACTAAAAACTTCATCATCCCATCAAGAGGGTGTAGAACGTAACTGGTTAATTAATACAAAAGAATTTGTTAAAGATGAAAATGGTAAATTAATTGCTCTTAAAACCGTTAATGTAGAATGGAAAACCATTCCTGGCCAAAGACCTCAATTGATTGAAATACCGGGTACTGAAAAAACATGGCCTTGTGATTTAGCACTACTAGCTCTAGGTTTTACTGGCCCTGAAGAAACCTTAGCTGATAAATTAGGAATTAAAACAGATAATAGATCAAACTACATTGCTGAATATGGCAAATACCAAACTAATATAAACCACATTTTTACAGCTGGTGATATGAGAAGAGGTCAGTCCTTAATTGTTTGGGCTATTTCCGAAGGAAGAGAAGCTGCCAGACAAATCGATTTGTATTTAATGGGTAAATCAGAACTACCATCTAAAGATATAGCAGGAGATTTAGTTGCAATGTAA